One Rubripirellula amarantea DNA segment encodes these proteins:
- the nqrF gene encoding NADH:ubiquinone reductase (Na(+)-transporting) subunit F, whose product MSTVIFGVVMFTFVVLALVGVILAAKSQLVASGPVKIMINNQKEVEVPAGGKLLGALADAGIFVSSACGGGGTCAQCKVKVLSGGGDILETEKGHINKKEAAEGERLSCQVSVKTDMEVEVPPEAFDTKKWECEVLSNNNVATFIKEFVLKLPEGEEVDFKAGGYIQIECPPHEIHYKDFDIEERFHEDWDKFNIWRYVSKVDEPVVRAYSMANYPGEKGIIMLNIRVASPPPRAPEGTPPGKMSSWIFSLKPGDKATISGPYGEFFIKDTDAEMVYIGGGAGMAPLRSHIFELFKRGKTDRKVSYWYGGRSKRELFYVDHFREIEREFPNFKFNIALSEPAPEDNWDGYKGFIHQVLLENYLSTHPAPEDIEYYICGPPMMNQAVFRMLDDLGVEPENIAYDDFGG is encoded by the coding sequence ATGAGTACCGTAATTTTCGGCGTTGTCATGTTCACCTTCGTGGTGCTCGCCCTCGTTGGCGTGATTTTGGCGGCCAAGAGCCAACTTGTGGCTTCGGGCCCTGTCAAAATCATGATCAACAATCAAAAAGAAGTCGAAGTGCCAGCCGGTGGAAAACTGCTTGGGGCTTTGGCCGACGCGGGTATCTTTGTTAGTAGTGCGTGTGGCGGTGGTGGTACTTGCGCCCAGTGCAAGGTGAAGGTGCTTTCGGGTGGCGGTGACATTTTGGAAACCGAAAAGGGTCACATCAACAAAAAAGAAGCGGCTGAGGGTGAGCGTCTGAGTTGCCAAGTGTCCGTGAAAACGGACATGGAAGTCGAAGTTCCACCGGAAGCATTCGACACCAAGAAATGGGAATGTGAAGTTCTTAGCAACAACAACGTCGCGACCTTCATCAAAGAGTTCGTGCTGAAGCTCCCTGAAGGCGAAGAAGTTGACTTCAAGGCTGGCGGATACATTCAGATCGAATGTCCTCCTCATGAGATTCACTACAAAGACTTCGATATCGAAGAACGTTTCCACGAAGATTGGGACAAGTTCAACATTTGGCGTTACGTTTCGAAGGTAGATGAACCAGTCGTGCGTGCCTATTCGATGGCTAATTACCCGGGTGAAAAGGGCATCATCATGCTCAACATCCGTGTTGCATCGCCACCACCACGTGCACCCGAAGGTACTCCGCCAGGAAAGATGAGTAGCTGGATCTTCAGCTTGAAGCCTGGTGACAAAGCCACAATCAGCGGTCCGTACGGTGAGTTCTTTATCAAGGACACTGATGCGGAAATGGTTTATATCGGTGGTGGTGCTGGTATGGCGCCGCTCCGCAGTCACATCTTCGAATTGTTCAAACGTGGTAAGACCGACCGCAAGGTTTCTTACTGGTACGGCGGACGAAGCAAGCGAGAACTGTTCTACGTCGATCACTTCCGTGAAATCGAACGTGAGTTCCCTAACTTCAAGTTCAATATCGCTCTTTCGGAACCTGCACCCGAAGACAATTGGGATGGGTACAAGGGTTTCATCCACCAAGTCTTGCTTGAAAACTACCTTAGCACTCATCCAGCACCCGAAGATATTGAGTACTACATCTGTGGCCCACCAATGATGAATCAAGCGGTCTTCCGCATGCTTGATGACTTGGGTGTCGAGCCCGAAAACATTGCCTACGACGATTTCGGCGGCTAG
- a CDS encoding ABC transporter permease subunit — protein sequence MNLIPRKLIPLMTTALVLVVLFAVASLKYEGFLSMYVIADLFSENAFLGIIALGMTLVIISGGIDLSVGSVIGFTSIFVATLISEHGINPWLVWLLALAIGTGLGAIMGIMIQSYRLPAFLVTLGGMFFARGMAFFVKPEAVQIDHAVYDWLGDIALPIGGGAELGIAPLIFLTMFVVVMLTSHYSRFGRNLYAIGGDEDSAVLMGLPVARTKILVYTFNGFLSALAGITMTLYMDSGNPINATSLELDAIAVVVIGGTLLTGGVGYVSGTMLGFLIYATIYQITYFASFRSSLATIAIGVLLLGFIILQKSLVRK from the coding sequence ATGAACCTGATCCCGCGCAAGTTGATACCGCTGATGACAACAGCCTTGGTGCTGGTTGTTCTTTTTGCAGTCGCGTCGCTAAAGTACGAAGGCTTTTTGTCGATGTATGTGATTGCGGATCTGTTTTCCGAGAACGCGTTCTTGGGAATCATTGCGCTTGGCATGACACTCGTGATTATCTCCGGTGGCATTGATTTGTCGGTTGGTTCCGTGATCGGGTTCACATCGATCTTCGTTGCGACGTTGATTAGCGAGCACGGAATCAATCCTTGGTTGGTCTGGTTACTCGCCTTGGCGATCGGGACCGGCCTGGGTGCAATCATGGGGATCATGATTCAAAGCTATCGCCTGCCCGCGTTCTTAGTCACCCTTGGCGGAATGTTTTTCGCTCGAGGCATGGCGTTCTTTGTCAAACCCGAAGCAGTGCAAATCGACCACGCCGTTTATGATTGGCTAGGAGACATTGCGTTACCAATAGGAGGCGGAGCAGAGCTAGGAATCGCTCCGCTGATATTCCTGACCATGTTCGTGGTGGTCATGCTAACTTCGCACTACAGTCGATTCGGCCGTAACTTGTACGCGATCGGTGGCGACGAAGACTCAGCCGTCTTGATGGGACTGCCAGTCGCAAGAACAAAGATCCTGGTTTATACGTTCAATGGTTTCTTGTCAGCTTTGGCTGGAATCACGATGACGCTTTACATGGACAGCGGGAATCCAATCAATGCCACATCACTGGAACTTGATGCAATTGCGGTGGTTGTTATTGGCGGAACTCTTTTGACGGGCGGGGTTGGCTACGTTTCAGGAACAATGCTTGGCTTTCTGATTTATGCCACCATTTACCAAATCACGTACTTTGCCAGCTTTCGATCATCGCTAGCAACGATCGCCATAGGTGTGTTGTTGCTGGGCTTCATCATTTTGCAAAAGTCGCTTGTTCGCAAGTAA
- a CDS encoding ABC transporter substrate-binding protein yields the protein MNRKLSKLHFTLIVMLLGIVVGCSSSKGPQSDDVADADGSQSVPVIGFVQTGAESDWRKAHSESVRDAAKASGYDLRFADGQGKQENQIKALSSFVAQGVDGIILSPLVETGWDNVLEKAKKRDIPVLILDRQVDVKDDSLYVTYIGADTYNEGRLAAEWLIEETGGTAKVVELQGTPGASPTINRFKGFRDVIADHSGIEIIATQSGDFRRSKGKEVMEAMLKKHGDDIDVVYAHNDDMAIGAIQAIEDAGKKPGDDIILVSIDGVRGAFEAMVEGKLNCTVECNPLQGPMAFEAMDKILAGDTADIPKKQMIKDEVYDRDTAKDVIDSRKY from the coding sequence ATGAACCGTAAACTTTCGAAGTTACATTTTACACTGATCGTGATGTTGTTGGGTATCGTTGTGGGATGCAGTTCGTCGAAAGGTCCTCAATCGGACGATGTCGCAGACGCCGATGGATCCCAATCGGTACCCGTGATTGGATTCGTACAGACCGGTGCCGAAAGTGATTGGCGCAAAGCCCACTCGGAATCAGTCCGTGATGCAGCCAAGGCTTCCGGGTATGACCTTCGTTTCGCAGACGGTCAAGGAAAGCAAGAGAACCAAATCAAAGCGCTCAGTTCATTCGTGGCGCAAGGTGTCGACGGCATCATTTTGTCTCCGCTAGTCGAAACCGGCTGGGATAACGTTCTCGAGAAAGCGAAGAAGCGAGACATCCCCGTACTAATCCTGGATCGCCAAGTCGACGTGAAAGACGACTCGCTCTACGTCACGTACATTGGCGCCGATACGTATAACGAGGGTCGGTTAGCAGCAGAATGGTTAATTGAAGAAACCGGTGGAACTGCCAAAGTCGTTGAATTGCAAGGAACACCGGGTGCTTCACCTACAATCAATCGTTTCAAGGGATTCCGCGACGTCATCGCCGATCACTCGGGCATCGAAATCATCGCAACGCAAAGCGGTGACTTTCGTCGCTCTAAGGGCAAGGAAGTTATGGAAGCGATGTTAAAAAAGCATGGTGACGATATCGATGTCGTTTATGCCCACAACGACGACATGGCGATTGGTGCGATTCAAGCGATCGAAGATGCAGGTAAGAAACCCGGCGATGACATCATTCTTGTTTCTATCGATGGAGTTCGTGGTGCGTTCGAAGCCATGGTCGAAGGCAAACTGAACTGCACTGTCGAATGCAATCCACTGCAGGGTCCGATGGCGTTTGAGGCAATGGACAAAATCCTAGCAGGCGATACTGCTGACATTCCTAAAAAGCAAATGATCAAAGACGAAGTGTACGATCGTGACACTGCGAAAGACGTGATCGACTCGCGGAAGTATTAG
- a CDS encoding Na(+)-translocating NADH-quinone reductase subunit C, with protein MQQPDSTGRTILVAAVLCLVCSFVVSAAAVALRPIQAENETLDQQKNILDAAGLAIGEYGRTASSLKPEQIEELYGWVSERLVNLEDGSYDDEMDPESWDLLESISDPDLNVKIEGGDFTPGEESRPRTMKVFFVKRPDSDKIQQVVLPIYGKGLWGTLYGYLALKSDMETIQGITFYQHKETPGLGGEVDNPAWKAQWEGLKLYNEDGQPAAYVYKGPAPSDNVYAVDGLSGATITSRGVTNLVQYWASDDGYGPFLKKLKQEIQSDADSSAAVSSTPVPASDSSLVKG; from the coding sequence ATGCAACAGCCTGATTCAACGGGCCGCACCATCTTGGTAGCGGCAGTCCTATGTTTGGTTTGCTCGTTCGTGGTGAGTGCTGCTGCGGTAGCGCTGCGTCCGATCCAAGCCGAAAATGAAACGCTTGACCAGCAGAAGAATATTCTTGATGCGGCCGGTCTTGCGATTGGTGAGTACGGTCGAACGGCGTCGAGCTTGAAGCCTGAGCAGATCGAAGAGCTCTATGGCTGGGTCAGCGAGCGACTGGTCAACCTCGAAGATGGTTCCTACGACGACGAGATGGATCCCGAGAGTTGGGATCTACTCGAGTCGATTTCAGATCCTGATTTGAACGTCAAGATTGAAGGCGGCGACTTTACGCCCGGCGAAGAGTCTCGCCCCAGGACGATGAAGGTGTTCTTCGTTAAGCGTCCTGATAGTGACAAGATTCAACAGGTTGTGTTGCCCATCTATGGCAAAGGCCTTTGGGGAACGCTTTACGGATACTTGGCTCTGAAAAGCGACATGGAAACGATCCAAGGGATCACGTTCTATCAGCACAAGGAAACACCCGGTTTGGGTGGCGAAGTTGACAACCCAGCGTGGAAAGCACAGTGGGAAGGCCTGAAGCTTTATAACGAAGATGGCCAGCCAGCGGCGTATGTCTACAAGGGCCCTGCCCCGTCGGACAATGTTTACGCCGTCGATGGGCTTTCCGGTGCAACAATCACTTCGCGTGGTGTAACCAACTTGGTTCAGTACTGGGCCAGTGATGACGGCTATGGTCCGTTCCTAAAGAAACTTAAACAAGAAATTCAAAGCGACGCTGATAGCTCGGCTGCGGTTTCGTCCACTCCCGTTCCAGCCTCTGACTCAAGCCTCGTAAAGGGCTAA
- the radC gene encoding RadC family protein — protein MNSNDKEKRRERMLNVVGPLLDLNDFCADDAKLHCLEAQPAYVTRTITELVRDGVLLRTDVAGTTRYRWTQSPETFEPKQWIDSKIHGLQLKETPEAMRPRERLLRHGAESLADAELLAILIRVGVPKESAVMGAQRIANRFSELLHELPRLTPNELKAISPAATASSYAQIMAGIELGRRVAAMETDRIGEIVRITSTAEAIDYCRRVFHRLAVDGVQEEFHIVTLDTKHKPIHHHNITIGTLDASLVHPREVFHPAIRDSASAILLVHNHPSGDPTPSREDHSVTQRLTEVGTLLGIPVLDHIIVARDRCLSIRECE, from the coding sequence ATGAATTCAAACGACAAAGAAAAACGTCGTGAGCGAATGCTCAACGTTGTCGGCCCTCTGTTGGATCTCAACGACTTCTGTGCTGACGATGCAAAACTGCATTGTTTGGAAGCTCAACCTGCTTACGTAACGCGAACGATTACCGAATTGGTAAGAGATGGTGTATTACTGCGCACCGATGTTGCCGGTACGACGCGTTACCGTTGGACGCAGTCGCCCGAAACGTTCGAACCAAAACAGTGGATTGATTCCAAGATTCATGGCCTGCAACTAAAAGAAACTCCTGAAGCAATGCGGCCTCGGGAACGCCTCCTTCGTCACGGCGCTGAATCGCTGGCAGACGCTGAATTGCTGGCGATCTTGATTCGGGTCGGCGTCCCGAAGGAATCGGCTGTCATGGGCGCGCAACGGATAGCCAACCGCTTTAGCGAGTTGCTTCATGAATTGCCTCGATTGACGCCTAACGAATTGAAAGCGATTTCACCTGCGGCAACTGCATCTAGTTACGCGCAGATCATGGCTGGCATCGAATTGGGTCGACGTGTCGCGGCAATGGAAACGGATCGCATTGGCGAGATCGTTCGCATCACCAGCACGGCTGAGGCCATCGATTACTGCCGACGCGTTTTTCACCGGTTAGCTGTGGACGGCGTTCAAGAAGAATTTCACATCGTAACGCTGGATACAAAACACAAGCCGATTCATCATCACAACATCACCATTGGAACACTCGACGCAAGCCTCGTGCACCCTCGCGAGGTCTTTCACCCGGCGATCCGAGATTCAGCCTCAGCGATTTTATTGGTTCACAATCACCCAAGCGGGGATCCAACGCCAAGCCGTGAAGACCACAGTGTTACCCAACGGTTAACTGAAGTCGGAACACTACTGGGCATTCCGGTGCTCGATCACATCATCGTAGCGAGAGACCGATGCCTAAGCATTCGTGAGTGTGAATGA
- a CDS encoding ABC transporter permease — protein MSDPLTPPTEQPSVFSRIMASRIAWPILGLAALLIFNAVFIPSFFQIESRDGHLYGSLIDVLNRGSIGAILAIGMTLVIATGGVDLSVGSVMAIAGAIAALMLTETDMAMAVIFPCVALVAVIAGLFNGLLIAYLKIQPIIATLILMVSGRGIAKFITGEKIITIGDEFRNPVFDFVGKGHLFGIPFPITIFIVLFFATALIVRRTSIGLFIEAVGANETASRASGINDRAVKIAVYTFAALCAAIAGLIDTSNINAADTINAGVFTELDAIFAVVVGGTALTGGRFSLTGSLIGAILLQTLMTTLYTYGVPSDVAPVPKALVILGVCLMQSPEFRDSVRSWFRIHQKLEERR, from the coding sequence GTGAGTGATCCTTTAACGCCGCCAACCGAACAACCATCTGTGTTCTCGCGAATTATGGCTAGTCGTATAGCTTGGCCCATACTGGGATTGGCTGCTCTGCTGATATTCAATGCAGTGTTCATCCCGTCATTCTTTCAGATTGAAAGTCGTGACGGGCATCTGTATGGCAGCCTAATCGACGTGCTCAACCGCGGATCAATTGGTGCAATCTTGGCAATTGGGATGACGCTGGTGATCGCAACCGGAGGCGTCGATTTGTCCGTTGGCTCGGTGATGGCGATTGCGGGAGCCATCGCAGCGCTGATGCTAACGGAAACAGACATGGCAATGGCAGTGATCTTTCCCTGCGTTGCATTGGTCGCTGTCATCGCGGGGCTTTTTAATGGATTGTTGATAGCGTACTTAAAGATTCAGCCGATCATTGCGACCCTGATCCTGATGGTTTCAGGCCGAGGGATTGCCAAGTTCATAACAGGTGAAAAGATCATCACGATTGGCGATGAATTTCGCAATCCAGTGTTTGATTTCGTGGGAAAGGGGCATCTCTTTGGAATTCCTTTTCCAATCACGATCTTTATCGTTTTGTTCTTCGCGACGGCCTTGATCGTTCGCCGAACTTCCATTGGACTGTTCATTGAAGCGGTCGGTGCCAACGAGACGGCGAGCCGGGCCAGTGGCATCAACGATCGAGCCGTCAAGATTGCGGTCTATACCTTTGCCGCATTGTGCGCTGCCATTGCAGGCTTGATCGACACTTCTAACATCAACGCCGCGGATACGATCAACGCAGGGGTATTCACTGAACTCGATGCAATCTTTGCCGTCGTGGTCGGCGGTACGGCACTGACGGGCGGTCGGTTTTCTTTGACGGGGTCCCTTATTGGAGCGATCTTGCTTCAAACGTTGATGACAACTCTTTATACGTACGGCGTTCCATCAGATGTTGCCCCCGTGCCTAAAGCTCTTGTGATCCTAGGCGTTTGCTTAATGCAGTCACCTGAATTTCGCGACAGTGTTCGATCTTGGTTTCGAATCCATCAAAAGCTGGAAGAGCGTCGTTGA
- a CDS encoding FAD:protein FMN transferase, producing MTRKRSLPLLCLLLVTLQVGFTELTLAKAWAGEIIGWSGPTMGTRYSVKLYAEPDDVDVEELQLSVDAELRDVNDEMSTYLKSSQISQFNQSESTDWFDVSQNVAKVVAFAQLVSRKTDGSFDVTVGPIVDAWNFGAAPRSNQVPSDQTLKSLQEFVGYEKLEVTVDPPRLRKTHPKVQIDLSAIAKGHGVDRVVELLNELGVANCFVEIGGEVRTSGSKSGEWWKVGIQIPDAAADEVDLAYPLSTGSGGDASMATSGDYRNYVEIDGKRYSHTIDPRTSRPIVHSLASVSIVRESCMEADAWATALNVLGPDAGPNLASTENLDAFFINRTSDGFSRVGTGTFRRYSSEQVADGKPAAKAAEGNSLWVLIAITTVAFALVLFGMAIGVIFGKKPIAGSCGGLNGTTTEDGKVSCSICSNPADACKELREKMEQGTGRKDGVL from the coding sequence ATGACCCGCAAACGATCGTTGCCGCTGCTGTGCTTGTTGCTGGTGACGTTGCAGGTCGGCTTCACCGAGTTGACGCTGGCGAAGGCTTGGGCCGGCGAGATAATCGGCTGGTCCGGACCAACGATGGGCACTCGCTACAGTGTGAAGCTGTACGCCGAGCCCGATGACGTAGATGTCGAAGAGTTGCAGCTTAGCGTTGATGCTGAATTGCGAGACGTGAACGATGAGATGTCGACTTACCTAAAGTCCTCGCAGATCTCACAGTTCAATCAAAGCGAATCCACTGATTGGTTCGACGTCAGCCAAAACGTTGCCAAGGTGGTAGCTTTTGCCCAGCTAGTGTCTCGAAAGACCGACGGATCGTTTGACGTTACCGTCGGCCCGATTGTGGATGCGTGGAATTTCGGCGCGGCTCCACGCAGCAACCAGGTCCCCAGTGATCAAACGCTGAAGTCACTTCAAGAATTCGTTGGCTACGAGAAACTAGAGGTGACTGTTGATCCACCTCGACTTCGCAAGACTCATCCGAAAGTACAGATCGATCTGTCTGCGATTGCCAAAGGTCATGGCGTTGACCGAGTTGTAGAATTGCTAAACGAACTCGGCGTTGCAAATTGTTTTGTTGAGATCGGTGGTGAGGTCAGGACTAGCGGCAGCAAATCAGGCGAGTGGTGGAAGGTTGGGATTCAGATTCCGGATGCGGCTGCTGATGAAGTTGATCTCGCTTACCCTCTCTCCACCGGTTCCGGCGGAGACGCTTCGATGGCAACGTCGGGGGACTACCGCAATTACGTCGAAATCGACGGCAAACGATACTCACACACGATCGACCCTCGTACTTCTCGGCCGATTGTGCATAGTCTTGCATCGGTCTCGATCGTTCGCGAAAGCTGCATGGAGGCTGACGCATGGGCTACTGCTCTGAATGTTCTAGGTCCTGACGCTGGACCGAACTTAGCAAGCACGGAAAACCTCGATGCCTTTTTCATCAACCGTACAAGCGATGGGTTTAGCCGCGTTGGGACGGGAACGTTCCGTCGTTATTCCAGCGAGCAAGTTGCCGATGGAAAGCCTGCGGCAAAAGCAGCCGAGGGGAACTCGTTGTGGGTGCTGATCGCGATCACGACCGTTGCATTTGCACTTGTGTTGTTCGGCATGGCCATAGGTGTGATCTTTGGCAAGAAACCGATCGCCGGATCATGTGGCGGTCTTAATGGCACCACCACCGAAGACGGTAAGGTTAGCTGCTCGATTTGCAGTAACCCTGCGGATGCGTGCAAAGAATTGCGAGAGAAGATGGAACAGGGTACCGGTCGTAAAGACGGCGTGCTCTAA
- the nqrE gene encoding NADH:ubiquinone reductase (Na(+)-transporting) subunit E, with protein sequence MQNYFNIFMNAVFIENLALAFFLGMCTFLAVSKNVKMAFGLGIAVIVIEGITIPANQLLNTWVLKKGALTWLNGVVPTSQIDFATVDLSFLGFISFIGVIAAMVQILEMILDKFFPPLYNALGIFLPLITVNCAILGGSLFMQERSYDFGESVVYGLGCGVGWALAIVALAGIREKMKYSDVPPPLRGLGITFITVGLMALAFMSFGGIQL encoded by the coding sequence ATGCAAAACTACTTCAACATTTTCATGAACGCGGTTTTCATTGAAAACCTAGCACTCGCCTTTTTCCTGGGCATGTGTACGTTCCTGGCCGTCAGCAAGAACGTCAAAATGGCGTTCGGTTTGGGGATCGCAGTGATCGTGATCGAAGGGATCACGATTCCGGCGAACCAATTGCTTAATACCTGGGTTCTCAAAAAGGGTGCCCTGACTTGGCTCAACGGAGTTGTTCCTACCAGCCAAATTGATTTCGCGACGGTTGATTTATCGTTTCTCGGATTCATCAGCTTCATCGGCGTGATTGCGGCAATGGTTCAGATCCTCGAAATGATCCTCGATAAGTTCTTCCCACCGCTCTACAACGCTTTGGGTATTTTCTTGCCGTTGATCACGGTCAACTGCGCCATCTTGGGCGGATCGCTATTCATGCAAGAACGCAGCTATGACTTTGGCGAATCCGTCGTCTACGGCCTCGGCTGCGGCGTCGGGTGGGCTTTGGCGATCGTTGCATTGGCGGGAATTCGCGAGAAGATGAAATACAGTGACGTACCACCGCCTCTTCGCGGTTTAGGTATCACGTTCATCACGGTAGGCCTAATGGCTCTTGCGTTCATGTCGTTCGGCGGCATCCAGCTTTAA
- a CDS encoding NADH:ubiquinone reductase (Na(+)-transporting) subunit D, with amino-acid sequence MAKKPIDVLVDPLIDSNPIALQILGICSALAVTTKVETSIVMALAVIAVTAFSNLAVSSIRSYIPSSIRIIVQMTVIASLVIVVDQLLKAYFFDISKQLSVFVGLIITNCIVMGRAEGFAMKNKPGISFLDGIGNGLGYGLVLLFVSVFREFFGSGSILGFEILRLDRNGGWYNPNNLMLLPPSAFFLIGFLIWGIRAWKPEQIEEA; translated from the coding sequence ATGGCAAAGAAACCTATTGATGTGCTTGTCGATCCGCTGATCGATAGCAACCCGATTGCTCTGCAAATCCTTGGGATATGTTCGGCGTTGGCGGTCACAACCAAAGTTGAAACTTCGATTGTGATGGCATTGGCCGTGATCGCGGTGACAGCGTTCAGCAACCTTGCTGTCAGTTCTATTCGATCGTACATCCCCAGCAGCATTCGAATCATCGTTCAGATGACGGTGATTGCTTCGTTGGTGATTGTGGTCGACCAGTTGCTGAAGGCTTACTTCTTCGACATCAGCAAGCAATTGTCGGTGTTCGTTGGTCTCATCATCACCAACTGTATCGTGATGGGCCGCGCCGAAGGTTTCGCGATGAAAAACAAACCTGGCATTAGCTTCCTTGACGGAATCGGAAACGGTCTCGGCTACGGACTAGTGTTGTTGTTCGTTTCTGTTTTCCGCGAGTTTTTCGGTAGTGGTTCGATCCTCGGTTTCGAAATACTACGGCTCGATCGAAACGGTGGTTGGTACAACCCGAACAACTTGATGCTTTTGCCTCCAAGTGCTTTCTTCCTGATCGGATTTTTGATCTGGGGAATTCGTGCGTGGAAACCCGAACAAATCGAAGAAGCGTAA
- a CDS encoding sugar ABC transporter ATP-binding protein, whose protein sequence is MTESRLLDARNLEKSFPGVRALAGASFNVRRGEVHALMGENGAGKSTLIKVLTGVHQRDRGEVVFDGHPIHPRAPVEAEALGISTVYQEVNLIPHLSVAENISIGRQPLRFGLVDWKAVRQSASRALDRMGLALDVNRELASYSVAMQQMIAIARAIDLDAKLLILDEPTSSLDEKEVDELFEVMDRLRSSGLGIVFVTHFLDQVYKITDRITVLRNGQHAGEFVTANLPRIELVGQMLGKAPSEVQSMEEATKAAHQNVTSKPDDEAATILKAKNYSRRGAIEPFDLNVRRGEVVGLAGLLGSGRTEIARLLFGLDSASSGTLSVDGSEVSRWSPRKAIDCGLAFCPEDRKVDGVIADLSVRENIVLTMQASRSVIRTLPRKKQLALAEHYIKALRIKTPSPETAVGNLSGGNQQKVLLARWLVMSPKLIILDEPTRGIDVGAKAEIERLVASLRDDGMAIVFISSELEEVVRVCERVMVLRDHRVIGELKGDHVSENRIMRLIAHSEIQANELDK, encoded by the coding sequence ATGACAGAGTCACGACTTCTTGACGCTCGAAATTTGGAAAAGAGCTTTCCTGGCGTTCGAGCGCTCGCCGGTGCGAGCTTCAACGTACGACGCGGTGAAGTCCACGCGTTGATGGGAGAAAACGGTGCCGGGAAGTCTACGCTTATCAAGGTACTTACCGGTGTTCATCAACGGGACCGCGGCGAAGTTGTTTTCGATGGGCACCCTATACATCCACGTGCGCCCGTCGAAGCCGAAGCCCTCGGAATAAGCACGGTCTACCAGGAAGTCAACTTAATCCCCCACCTTTCCGTCGCCGAGAACATATCCATCGGCCGACAACCGCTTCGTTTCGGCCTTGTCGATTGGAAAGCCGTACGTCAATCAGCCTCGCGTGCACTAGACCGCATGGGGCTTGCGCTAGACGTCAACCGAGAGCTTGCCTCGTATTCGGTTGCTATGCAACAAATGATCGCGATAGCACGAGCGATTGACCTTGATGCGAAACTACTGATTCTAGATGAGCCAACGTCAAGCCTCGATGAAAAGGAAGTCGACGAACTGTTCGAGGTGATGGACCGACTCCGTAGCAGTGGACTCGGCATCGTTTTCGTTACTCACTTTTTGGATCAGGTCTATAAAATCACCGATCGAATTACGGTGCTTCGTAACGGACAACACGCTGGCGAGTTTGTTACCGCTAACCTTCCGCGAATCGAATTGGTCGGCCAGATGCTAGGCAAAGCTCCGTCGGAAGTGCAGTCCATGGAAGAAGCCACGAAAGCAGCCCATCAAAACGTCACCAGCAAACCGGATGACGAGGCAGCGACGATTCTGAAAGCAAAGAATTATTCGCGGCGAGGCGCTATCGAACCGTTTGATCTTAATGTCCGACGTGGTGAAGTAGTGGGTTTAGCAGGTTTGCTGGGCAGTGGTCGAACGGAAATTGCTCGCTTGCTGTTTGGATTGGACAGTGCATCGAGTGGAACGTTGTCGGTCGATGGTTCAGAAGTCTCGCGTTGGTCACCTCGAAAGGCAATCGATTGTGGCCTTGCATTTTGCCCCGAGGACCGAAAGGTTGATGGTGTGATCGCTGATCTATCGGTCCGCGAAAATATCGTCTTGACGATGCAAGCAAGTCGTTCGGTGATACGGACTTTGCCTCGCAAAAAACAGTTAGCTCTTGCGGAGCACTACATCAAAGCACTGCGAATCAAAACACCGTCACCTGAAACTGCCGTGGGCAATCTTTCCGGCGGAAATCAGCAGAAGGTTTTGCTCGCCCGTTGGTTGGTGATGTCACCAAAGCTAATCATCTTAGATGAGCCGACGCGTGGCATCGACGTGGGAGCGAAAGCCGAGATCGAAAGACTCGTGGCGTCACTTCGCGATGACGGAATGGCTATCGTGTTCATATCGTCGGAACTTGAAGAAGTGGTGCGTGTATGCGAGCGAGTCATGGTGCTGCGTGATCATCGAGTCATTGGTGAACTCAAGGGCGACCATGTTTCGGAGAATCGAATCATGAGGTTAATTGCTCACAGCGAAATCCAAGCTAACGAGTTAGACAAGTGA